TCGCCGGTATCGGCCTGGCCGCCACCTTCGGCGCCGGTGTCACGGCGCAGCTCGGCGCGATGCGGATCAACGAAGAGATCGACGCCCTGGAATCGATGGCCATCCGGCCGGTCGAGTACCTCGTGTCCAGCCGCATCGTGGCGGGGATGATCGCGATCACGCCGCTGTACTCGATCGCAGTAATCCTGTCGTTCCTGGCCAGCCAGTTCACCACCGTCGTGCTGCTCGGGCAGTCGGGCGGTCTGTACGGGCACTACTTCAGCACGTTCCTCAACCCCATCGATCTGCTCTGGTCCTTCCTGCAGGCGCTGCTGATGGCCCTGGCGATCCTGCTGGTGCACACCTACTACGGATTTTTCGCCACCGGTGGCCCAGCCGGCGTGGGCGTGGCGGTCGGAAATGCCGTCCGGACGTCGCTGATCGTCGTCGTCTCGATCACGCTGCTGGTCTCCCTGGCCGTCTACGGCTCCAACGGCAACTTCAACCTCTCCGGCTAGAGAAGGCATCTGATGTCGCGTGACGCTAAACGTCAACTGAGCGGACTGATCACGGTCCTGGTGATCGCCGCGATCGTCGTCGGGGCCATCGTGCTGTTCCGCGGCGGTGTCGCCCCCACCGCGTCGGTGACCGTCATCTCGCCGCGGGTCGGCCTGGTGATGAACCCCGATGCCAAGGTCAAACTGCACGGTGCGCAGGTCGGCAAGGTCGTGGCGATCGAGACCCTGCCCGATGGTCAGGCAGCTCTGAAGCTGGCGATGAATCCCGATGATCTGCAGCTGATTCCGGCTAACACCGGTGTCGAGATCGCCTCGACCACTGTGTTCGGCGCCAAGTTCGTCCAACTCGTCCCGCCGGCCGATCCGTCGTCGAAATCGATGTACGCCGGCCAGGTCCTGGACGCGACGCACACCACCGTCGAGATCAACACGGTGTTCGAGCAACTGGTGTCGGTGCTGGCGCAGATCCAGCCGGAAAAGTTGAACGAGACGCTGGGCGCGATGGCCCAGGCGATCGACGGCCGCGGCGACAAGATGGGTCAGACGATGGTCGACCTGGACGCGCTGCTGGCCAAGATCGGCCCCAGCCTGCCGACGATGAGCCATGAGATCGCCGTCGCGCCACAGGTGTTCAATGCGTACGCCGATGTCGGGCCCGAGTTGACGGACACCATCCGCAACGCGACCCGGCTCAGTGACACAGTCTTCGATCGGCGAAACGATCTGGACGCGGCGCTCCTCAGCGCGATCGGGCTGGCCGATATCGGCAACGACGTGCTGACGACGAACAGTGCCGGGATCACCGACGCCATGCGCCTGCTGGTGCCGACCACGAATCTCACCAACCAGTACAACTCGGCGCTCAACTGCGCGCTCAAGGGCATGGAGCCACTGGCCCTCGGTCCGCCGCAGCCGTTGCCGGGCGTCATGCTGCTCGATTCGTTCCTGCTGGGCACCGAGCGCTACCGCTACCCGGGCAACCTGCCGAAGGTGGCCGCCACCGGCGGACCGCAGTGCCAGGGCCTGCCCGAGGTCGGTTTCGAGAAGCGGCCGCCGTTCATCGTCACCGACATCGACGCCAACCCGGCGCAGTACGGCAATCAGGGCATCCTGCTGAACTCCGACGCACTCAAGCAAGCGCTGTACGGCCCGCTCGACGGCCCGCCGCGCAACACCACCCAGATTGGACAACCGGGATGACGCGCACCCGAGGGACCGCTGTGAAGTTCGGCGTGTTCGGAGTGACGATGCTGCTCCTGACCGGAGCATTGTTCGCGATCATGGGCCAGTACCGGACCGGGTCGACCAACGGCTATTCGGCGGTGTTCAGCGACGCGTCCAGCCTCAAGGCCGGCGACTCGGTACGCGTGGCGGGTATCCGCGTCGGCACCGTCAATGACGTTGAGCTGCAACCTGACAACACCGTCCTGGTGCACTTCGACTCGGACCGCGAAGTCGTCATGACGACTGCCACCAAGATCGCGGTGCGCTACCTGGACCTGGTCGGCAACCGGTATCTGGAGTTGCTCGACAGCCCGGGATCGACCAAGCTCCAGCCGCCGGGCTCCCAGATCCCCGTGGAGCGCACCGAACCGGCGCTGGACCTCGACCTGCTCCTCGGCGGGCTCAAACCCGTGATCCAGGGTCTCAACGCCCAGAACGTCAACGCCCTGACCAACTCGCTGATCCAGATTCTGCAGGGTCAGAGCGGCACGGTGGAATCGCTGCTGTCCCATACGACTTCGTTCACCCAGGCGCTCGCCGACAACGGGCAGACCGTGCAACAGCTGATCGACAACCTGAAAACCACGGTGGCAACCGTGGCCAAGGATGGCGACAAGTTCTCCGGTGCCGTCGAGCAGCTGCAACAGCTCATCACCGGTCTGTCACAGGAACGCGATCCCATCGGAGAAGCCATCAACGCCCTCGACAACGGCACCGCCTCCCTGGCGGACCTGATGACGCAGGCGCGCCCGCCGCTGTCGGGCACCGTGGATCAACTCACCCGGCTGGCGCCGCTGCTCTCCAACGAGGACGACATGGCGCGTCTGGACCTGTCGTTGCAGAACGCGCCCAAGAACTACCGCAAGCTGGTCCGGTTGGGTGCCTACGGCAGCTTCATCAACCAGTACGTGTGCGGCATGAATGTCAGAGTCACCGACCTGCAGGGGCGCACGGCGTACTTCCCGTGGATCATGCAGAACTCCGGACGCTGTGGGGAGCCCTGATGCTGAAATACCGTGGATCGCACCTCATCCGGAGTGGGCTCATCGGCATCGTGCTGATCGCGATGATCATCGCGGTCGGACTCCAGCCGCAGGCGCTCTGGTCGTGGGCCACGTCGGTCAAATACAACGCACTGTTCGCCGAGGCCGGCGGGCTCACCACCGGTAACGACGTCAAGATCTCCGGAGTCACCAAAGGCCTGGTCACCGATGTCAGCCTGAGTCACGGCAAGGCGCTGGTGACCTTCACCCTCGACAGCAAGGTGCGGCTCGGCTCCGACACCACCGCGCACATCCGCACCGGGACGATGCTCGGTGCCCGGATGCTGACCCTGGAACCGGCAGGCGCCGGCACGATGCGTGCCTCGGACACGATTCCGATCACCAGGACGGCATCGCCGTATTCGTTGACCAACGCCGTCGGCGACTTCACCAACAACACCGCGGGCACGGACACGGCCGCGCTCACGCAGTCCCTGGATACGTTGTCGGACACCATCGACCGGATGGCACCCCAGCTGGGGCCGACGTTCGAAGGCCTGTCCCGGTTGTCGGAGACGCTCAACAGCCGCAACGAGTCGCTGTCCAACCTGCTCAAGAGTGCGGCCGATGTGACCGGCATCCTGTCGAAGCGCAGTGAACAGGTCAACACGCTGCTGCTGGACGCGAACGCGTTGACCGGGGTGCTCGACCAGCGCCGGTATGCGATCGTCAACCTGCTGGCCAACACTTCGGCACTGTCGCAGCAACTGTCCGGACTCGTCCACGACAACGAGGAAGAGCTCGCCCCCACCCTGAAGCAGCTCAACGCGGTGACGGCGATGCTGGAGAAGAACCGCGACAACATCGCCGGAGCCCTGGCAGGTCTCGCCAAATATCAGGTCACCCAGGGTGAATCGGTGAACAACGGCTTCTACTACAACGCCTTTGTCGCGAACCTCAATCCCGCGCAGACCATCCAGCCGTTCCTGGACTACGCGTTCGGGTTCCGCCGCGGCACCAATGCCGGTCAGCCGCCGGACAATGCCGGCCCGCGCGCCGAATTCCCGTGGCCCCACAACGGCATTCCTGGAGGAAGTCGATGATCGCCCGTAACCGCAAGCGGATCAGCCGCACCGTGCTGGTGCTGCTGGCCGTGCTGGCCCTGGCCGGCACGGTGATGATCGTGCGGCAGACCGCCTTCAAGCCCACCACCATCACCGCGTACTTCACCTCTGCCACGGCGATCTACCCGGGTGACGAGGTTCGTGTCGCCGGGGTCAAGGTCGGCTCCATCAAGAGCATCGAGCCGGTCGGCGGGCAGGCACGGATCACCCTCGCCGTCGATCGCGGCGTCAAGATCCCGGCCGACGCCAAGGCAATTCTGATGGCGCAGAACCTCGTTGCGGCCCGGTACGTCCAGTTGGCACCGGCCTATGAAGACGAAGGCCCGACGATGGCCGACGGTGCGCAGATCGGGGTCGAGCGCACCGCGGTGCCGGTCGAGTGGGACCAGGTCAAGGACCAGCTGATGCGGTTGGCGTCCGATCTGGGGCCGATCAACGGAGCCTCGGCCACCTCGCTGAGCCGCTTCGTCGACAGTGCCGCCGCAGCCATGAACGGCAACGGCGAGAAGCTGCACGAAGCGATCAGCCAGCTGTCCGGTGTCGCAAAGATCCTGGGCCAGGGGAGCGGCGATGTCGTCGGCATCATCAAGAACCTGCAGGTCTTCGTGACGGCCCTGCGGGACAGCAACGCCCAGATCGTGGAGTTCCAGGGTCATCTCGCCAACGTCACCAGTGTCGTCGACGAGAGCCGCTCCGATCTGGACGGCGCACTGACCAACCTGGCGGACGCCGTCGGCAATGTTCGGCGATTCGTGGCGGGCAGCCGCGACCAGACCGCCGAGCAACTGGAGCGGCTGAACAACGTGACCCAGAACCTGGTGGACAACAAGATCAAGCTGGAGAACGTCCTACACGTCGCTCCCAATGCGATCGCCAACGGCTACAACATCTACAACCCCGACAGTGGCAGTGCGGTCGGTGCGTTCGCACTGGCGAACTTCTCCGACCCGCTGTCGGTGGTGTGCTCGGCGATCGGGGCGGTCAAGAACGCGACCGCGGCAGAATCGTCCAAGCTGTGCGCCCAGTATCTCGGGCCGGCCCTGTCGTTGCTCAACTTCAACCACATGCCGATGCCGTTCAACGCCTATCTGAAGAAGTCGCCGAGCCCGGAAAACCTGGTGTACACCGATCCCAATCTGGCACCCGGCGGAGCAGGCGGACGTCCGCAGCCCTACCAGGATCTGCCGCCGGCCGTGTCGGCCTACACCGGTGCCAATGACGTGGCGCCGCCGGCCGGCTGGGGTGCGCCCCCGGCTGGAGGGCCCGGTGCGTATGCACCCAACGGATTGCCCGCGAACACCTCACCCGCGGCGTATCCCGGATCGCCGGTCGTCTCGGATCCTCCGGTGCAAGCACCGAAGACGTTGCGCGACATGCTGCTACCCGCCGAAGCCGCACCGATCCCGGCACCGCCGGCCCCAGGAGGCACCCCATGATCACTCGGCGGTCGCTGACGCGCCTGACCGCGGTCGCCGCCTGTGCGGCGGCGACCCTAACCGGCTGTGCGTTCCACGGGCTGAATTCGCT
Above is a window of Mycolicibacterium boenickei DNA encoding:
- a CDS encoding MlaE family ABC transporter permease: MTATTAVLQSAYPRLSRAVRRPGAVLGGIGDHVLFYGRALAGMPHAAMHYRKEVIRLVAEISMGAGTLAMIGGTVVIVGFLTLATGGVLAIQGYSSLGNIGIEALTGFLAAFINVRISAPIVAGIGLAATFGAGVTAQLGAMRINEEIDALESMAIRPVEYLVSSRIVAGMIAITPLYSIAVILSFLASQFTTVVLLGQSGGLYGHYFSTFLNPIDLLWSFLQALLMALAILLVHTYYGFFATGGPAGVGVAVGNAVRTSLIVVVSITLLVSLAVYGSNGNFNLSG
- a CDS encoding MCE family protein; amino-acid sequence: MSRDAKRQLSGLITVLVIAAIVVGAIVLFRGGVAPTASVTVISPRVGLVMNPDAKVKLHGAQVGKVVAIETLPDGQAALKLAMNPDDLQLIPANTGVEIASTTVFGAKFVQLVPPADPSSKSMYAGQVLDATHTTVEINTVFEQLVSVLAQIQPEKLNETLGAMAQAIDGRGDKMGQTMVDLDALLAKIGPSLPTMSHEIAVAPQVFNAYADVGPELTDTIRNATRLSDTVFDRRNDLDAALLSAIGLADIGNDVLTTNSAGITDAMRLLVPTTNLTNQYNSALNCALKGMEPLALGPPQPLPGVMLLDSFLLGTERYRYPGNLPKVAATGGPQCQGLPEVGFEKRPPFIVTDIDANPAQYGNQGILLNSDALKQALYGPLDGPPRNTTQIGQPG
- a CDS encoding MCE family protein, translated to MTRTRGTAVKFGVFGVTMLLLTGALFAIMGQYRTGSTNGYSAVFSDASSLKAGDSVRVAGIRVGTVNDVELQPDNTVLVHFDSDREVVMTTATKIAVRYLDLVGNRYLELLDSPGSTKLQPPGSQIPVERTEPALDLDLLLGGLKPVIQGLNAQNVNALTNSLIQILQGQSGTVESLLSHTTSFTQALADNGQTVQQLIDNLKTTVATVAKDGDKFSGAVEQLQQLITGLSQERDPIGEAINALDNGTASLADLMTQARPPLSGTVDQLTRLAPLLSNEDDMARLDLSLQNAPKNYRKLVRLGAYGSFINQYVCGMNVRVTDLQGRTAYFPWIMQNSGRCGEP
- a CDS encoding MCE family protein, translated to MLKYRGSHLIRSGLIGIVLIAMIIAVGLQPQALWSWATSVKYNALFAEAGGLTTGNDVKISGVTKGLVTDVSLSHGKALVTFTLDSKVRLGSDTTAHIRTGTMLGARMLTLEPAGAGTMRASDTIPITRTASPYSLTNAVGDFTNNTAGTDTAALTQSLDTLSDTIDRMAPQLGPTFEGLSRLSETLNSRNESLSNLLKSAADVTGILSKRSEQVNTLLLDANALTGVLDQRRYAIVNLLANTSALSQQLSGLVHDNEEELAPTLKQLNAVTAMLEKNRDNIAGALAGLAKYQVTQGESVNNGFYYNAFVANLNPAQTIQPFLDYAFGFRRGTNAGQPPDNAGPRAEFPWPHNGIPGGSR
- a CDS encoding MCE family protein codes for the protein MIARNRKRISRTVLVLLAVLALAGTVMIVRQTAFKPTTITAYFTSATAIYPGDEVRVAGVKVGSIKSIEPVGGQARITLAVDRGVKIPADAKAILMAQNLVAARYVQLAPAYEDEGPTMADGAQIGVERTAVPVEWDQVKDQLMRLASDLGPINGASATSLSRFVDSAAAAMNGNGEKLHEAISQLSGVAKILGQGSGDVVGIIKNLQVFVTALRDSNAQIVEFQGHLANVTSVVDESRSDLDGALTNLADAVGNVRRFVAGSRDQTAEQLERLNNVTQNLVDNKIKLENVLHVAPNAIANGYNIYNPDSGSAVGAFALANFSDPLSVVCSAIGAVKNATAAESSKLCAQYLGPALSLLNFNHMPMPFNAYLKKSPSPENLVYTDPNLAPGGAGGRPQPYQDLPPAVSAYTGANDVAPPAGWGAPPAGGPGAYAPNGLPANTSPAAYPGSPVVSDPPVQAPKTLRDMLLPAEAAPIPAPPAPGGTP